In Glycine soja cultivar W05 chromosome 10, ASM419377v2, whole genome shotgun sequence, the genomic stretch TGTTACGCGCTGAGCGCAAGTACTGACTCTCGTGCTTAACATCTCACTTAGCGCTTATGTCTCCTGTTGCGCTCAGTGCAAGTTGCACGCTGAGCGAGACACTAGGCTGGACCTTGTTGATTTGTTTTCgttatttttccaatttttttgtttttagcccctccaatttttatatctAAACCAAGATTTAATaaaacatcaattctttaaCACTTAAACAcaaataactactaaataattatttttaatgacaattttactttattttctattatcaaaatacaactatttaacaattttcagttaaattataatgtgctttaagtttgtaattcaattttgttgaaaaacacCGAGAAGTTGGATGGGAATTTAAGGAATTAGAAAACAAGCTGATGGAACCTTTTTGGACAGCGATTAAAATTGATAACTAGCTTATCATCAACATGAGCTTATTATTGGAGCTCATATAATGTTTTTTCTGATGTTTTCTTGCTATTACTtgtccatgacttcctatgaaGATATATTTTTCCTAAAGTTGTATTAGTAGTAGAGGGGAAGCCTTGGTGCAACGGTAGGGTTGTTGCCTTGCGACTTGGATATCATTTACCCTCCCCAGACCCCACCAGGTGGGAGCCTAGTGCAATGGGCAGTGATTTGTTTATATAAAGGTACAAGAAACAAGCTAAGCTCAACGACAGATATGTGCATTACTTCTGCTTTTCAAGTTACCTCTGGATTTATTTTTGTCAATCTGAGTGCATGTGCATGACTCTCTGGACCTTGTTAATTTGTCACATTTTCTTTAAAGAGGATCTTTCCATATTGCACAATTGTACTCCCCCTCTTCTCTTAAGTGTCATTTTTGGGGAAGACTAATCCCATGTGaacttcttttacttttatgtttatttgcAGATTTTATATGTCAATAAGGACAGCCGACCAACTTTGGATATCAAGCGTGACCTTGACTAAGGTACTGTTATCCTATTCTTTTTTCCATGTGTTACTCTGAACTTGATGCTAATCATTTCATaatagtatatatttatttatttatcattttgtttatgtaaaaaaatatatatttatttattcattctgCAAACTGCTAAATTTTAGGGGCTTCGTACTCGAGAAGAAGAGGGTAGAGTTTCTAGTCATCTTTTGATCAAGGTGTGTGacgggtgaaaaaaattgtgaatattGTTGTTCTGCTATTTATTTGCTCTCAagtttttcttctgtttttttcctttttaagatTATGTATAAGAACATTGGAGATCTTGTAAAATGAGAACAGGAATATTTGGAAGCAAAACTTTCGCGTATTCCTTACCACATAAAAAAACTATCGTATTCCTTCCGACAGATTTGTTTTAAAATCTTACTTTGCTTTGGCTTTCTTTTTGCTCCATTTTCTGTTCTGGTTCTAGGTAATTGGAAATGCATGCAAAGTTCCAGCAACATCTGTTTGATGAATGTGAAATACAGTTCAATAAAGATCAACAGTTAGAACTTATAAATGGTCAAAtatgctttaaaatttgaaaatggtaTGGTTAAACCTTTGAGCAGAAGCAATATCAATTATTAATACAGTGACGTTTACATTCTActttcttatttataattttttatcttttggttgCAGAGATACCAGTcgaaaggaaaataataatgCCTGGTTCTTTCCATCCATTACATGATGGGCATCTCAAGCTTATGGAAGTTGCTACTCGGTACataaacttgtgttattttttttttttaaaaaaatgctcaaatattttttataggtCAATCTAATGGACTAGTCATAAAATGTGAtttgcttgtttttttttctggttttattttaatatgctTGTTATAAATATATGCCTTTCAATGGGCTACTCTATTAATTTGCTTTTAGAATTTAGTCTAAAATATTCGATGGTATTTATATTTGTTGATAacattaatgttatttattaaagTAGCTACTACTGGACTGGagtaaagaaatattttaactttGACATTGACAATGAAATATTCTCTTTAGAAGTTGGCATCGTGTCAACACCATAATAATCAAATATCATATCTGATTGGGTAGTGAGTGTAAAATTTACATTATATTGTAgaagtttataattttcttttgagaatCTAATTAGGATCAGATATCTATACGCAACGCATGatgatttatttaaacttagattcttttgttcataattttatttcaatatttctCTTATTAAGAATACATCTAAGCAGTATTTGTGGTGATGGGTATCCTTGCTTTGAAATATCTGCAGTCAATGCAGACAAACCTCCATTATCAGTGTCTCAGATCAAAGATCGCATCAAGCAATTTGAAAAAGTTGGTGAGGTTCTTTTTTGCTATCCCAGATTCTATATTAACCATTCATAGGTCATAACTTCTAAATGCATGAGTTTCTTAAGTATCATTGCATCTACCAATTTATGAAACGGACTCTGCTTCCATTTTTATATCCAAGAATGGGTTCTTACCTTTCTATTTGCACAGTGAATACTGGACGGAATTCACATGTTTTGTTTTGAGTTCAAAAATTTAGGATAAGTTCATATGACAATATCATACTTGGAGTTTAAGGCtatgtttggattaaagtttggaaagtaattttgtgaattttaatgCATGATAAGGAGTTCTCATgcattaaatgaaaaaagaaaaaaaaaattgtttcttctAGAGTAAAAGTACTTTTGAGCTCTCCcaaatttaattgaaacatGTACTAATTCTGTTTCTGAGTACTTAGCTTGTCATTGTTTAATGTGCCACCTAAAGTAGCAAATGGTTTCTTCAATGGCAGGAAAAACGGTAATTGTATCCAATCAGccttatttttataagaagGCTGAACTTTTTCCAGGCAGTGCTTTTGTAATTGGGGCGGACACAGCAGTGAGGCTTATTAACGTATGGAATTACTTACTTCTTGGATTAAATTTACATGATTTTCACCTTGTCATGTTGATAGCAAAAGGCCATCGGGGCTGGCTAACAGAAGAATTAAAAGGAAGATAAtctaaagaaataaagaaaagctaatttgattcaatttCTGTCTTCTTCTCATTCATTGCTTGATATTGATAGGCTTACATTGCTATTGGTACTTAACAGACTATAACAATTCTGTTGAGGGAGCACTATGGCTGTCCCCTAACAGAATGGAGAGCACGAATGCTGTCCACTCTTATGCATAGTCATTCAGGTAAGTGGGCTTATTGTGGTTCCTTATTGGTCTGATAGTTGCCATGTCTCCTGTGGTGCTGCTATTGCTATCACATGTCCTGCACTTTTTTTATACTTCTTGCTTCATTAGTTGTGTTTGGCATGCTTCTGAGGTTGCAACTTCAGTTCTGCAAAATGTAAAGCAGCTCAATCCCTGGTTTCTGCTGGATCATGTCACTGCCCCTcatgtttttgtattttatccGTGGACAGTGCTTTTGCTTTTGTGGAAAAGCACATTTTATTCATTAGAATGGGTTACGAACCAacaattgaaatgaaaaaaaaaaaaagattttattgactagcaaaaaaagaacaaaaataggagagaaaattgTCCTCCAAAGATTTTCTCTTTACAAAGGATTTTCCTTTCACAAATAGCTAATGTATCTATAAATGATAAGATTCCTCTCACTCCTATTcttcttttcatatttatatctaataaatcCCTTTAACTAACTAATCAATATCTTAACTATAATAACTAACTCATTAATACTCGAACTATCTTAACTAACTTTTCATTATTCTTATATCCTAATATCCTAACAGAATGTTATTTCAGTCTTTTCAGAAAACATATTGCTTATGCCATTTTTTATAGCTGAATGGAGTAGAGCAATCTGACTGTAATATGTTTCCCTATTCCGTTGGTTATCAACCTGCAGCCCTCTGGTTTATGTCATGACATGACATTCGTTAAGTGGACTGGTTTTTGTGAAATAAAATtgtgtatttattttaagtttaaatatattttttcttataatttaatgtttttttatctcttgtaaacttatttttttttattttagtttttataaaatatgtctattttatttttcatctttaaagagtttttgataatgttttgaaagtaaaaaatatatctaaaacatttaaaggtaaaaaataaaacaaacatattttatatagactaaaatgaaaaaaaatacaagaacaacaataaaaaaatatttaatttgaggaatgaaaaagtatataaacctttattttaagatagtttcccaatatgtataatttttgtCTGGCACACTGAAATTGTTATCTCTCCTTAAAGATAATTTGAGTTAGATTGAGCTAATTGAGATAGGGAATATTTCCGACAGATTGACTAATTTTGAATAAGGACCTAAGTACCAGATTGCCTGCTTTAACTAGCTTATTAGGTTGTAACTTGGCAGGGAAAATACTCTCTACTAGAGAACAGAAACTTAGAAGCGTGTGAATATCCTTTTTGAAACAGTATAACTTCAGCAGTAAACATAATTATGTTTATATGAAatgttttgctttcattttattttctgtttccaAATATAAGTATAGAAAATAGTAAAAGCAGTTTGCTATTGTTTTCCTTTGCAGACTTTTAAAAtcgagaaacaaaataaaaacaagatactgtttttgtaattaaaagtgaaaataaaaaatgaaaacaaaatattctcTTAAATCAAACTGGCCAATAGGAAGAAACAAGAAGTGTCTCATTCTCTGTTTCTCGTTTCTGCTGCTCTATTGTGGATGCCAAGCCAAAATGGCCAGTTTCAGTACTTAAAATTCTCACTTTGTATTTTCTTTGCAGTTAAGAATaagtatacttttattttttgttgcttcaatagattttattagttttagtaTTTTCAAATTCCTACATGTTACTCTTGCAGCATCCTAAATATTATGATGGTGACTACAACATGATGCAGAAGATACTTGTTGGTTGTAAAGAAACGGGATGCACTTTCCTTGTGGGTGGTCGGAATGTTGATGGTGCTTTCAAGGTATTACTGCATAAGAAAAGAGCGTTTCTAATTGTGATGTTCCTTTTTAAGTTCAGTGTTAGTGAGGCTTTGTGGTGTTACAGGTTCTTGACGATATTGATGTTCCAGAAGAACTAAAGGGCATGTTCGTCTCCATTCAAGCTGAACAGTTCCGCATGGATATTTCCTCCACTGAAATAAGAAATAGAAATCACTAACACTAAACAA encodes the following:
- the LOC114371855 gene encoding uncharacterized protein LOC114371855 → MFICRFYMSIRTADQLWISSVTLTKGLRTREEEGRVSSHLLIKMVKYALKFENEIPVERKIIMPGSFHPLHDGHLKLMEVATRICGDGYPCFEISAVNADKPPLSVSQIKDRIKQFEKVGKTVIVSNQPYFYKKAELFPGSAFVIGADTAVRLINHPKYYDGDYNMMQKILVGCKETGCTFLVGGRNVDGAFKVLDDIDVPEELKGMFVSIQAEQFRMDISSTEIRNRNH